GACCGATTCAAGTGGAATGGTCTTGATGTTCAAATCTTTCGTTGAGTAAAACGCATGAAATAATGAACGCAACCCGCGCTTCGTCTTCACGGGTTTCTCAAGTCGCGATCCCGCTAACAAAGTCACTCAAATTCACACGATGCAGCATGCCGTCTCTGTTATTCCTTCatgtaaaaaaatgctaatgcTGGCTGTTCTCGCTACACACAGTTTGGTGTTGCCGCCGATCGTGTTTAGTGTGTGTCGTTTTCCATTGGTGAAGGATGTACAAGGTGAAGCCACCGATAGAATGAAGAAATTTTGTGTTAAATCTTCatggatataaaaaaaaaatttgtggataaaaaaaaattttaactaAACTTTGTTAATGTGTATTAATTATTGTGATCATCACTACACCATCCGAAAAATGAAGAAGTCCACATTGTGACACACGAGTATAGATGTGCATGACGTCATTCAGCATTTCGATTAAGCAAAGATTAAGCGAAATTTAAGGGAAATTTCTCCATACAAATTCTCTCTCAAATTGACGGCAGGGTTCTCTCACAAATTGTCGGCAGGGGAACGATACCCGAAGATTACACGAGGAGTTACGCTTAGGCTGCGCTCTGTTGGAAGCGGGACATTTGAGTGAccacaatttaaaaataatttttaaatattcaaccaTTTTTTATCGAGTGAGATTCATATGTAACacctctttttgttttggcgtTATAACTATTTATCAAATCAACCAAAAAGTTTTAATCGTTTAGACTGTTGAACGAAATAATAAACCCAATTTcaaaaagtaacaaaagcTACAGAAAGTTTCTatggtttttattgaaaaataatttaattaacatgaATGTGGTTATAGCTGACTacgggttgtgtttttttaatctacTCAGCATGTCATCGACATGACcattatgttatttttattctttctttatAAACAACGGGGGAACCGGGAATGCGCAACATCTTGAACCAAAGATCTAATTTCCTACGAAACAGCTCACGCAAGATTAATTTAAGATTATTTACACTATTGTTGAGATCGGCATAGTTcagaatttattattttcgtaTTGCTCGGGTTCTCAAAAGTCTCCTCAAAAGTATCCTCAAAAAAGTGCTTAAACTTCTGGTAGGAGCCTGCACGTAAATTTATTCAAGATTTTTCACGAAACCAGATAAATTTCCAGATCattaaacaagaaacattttttacaTTGGAAACATTTATCTAAACTTAAACTTGTTTGAAAAAGTTATAATGATTTAATCAATGCATTTGACTCAACGTGTTGAGTAATGACAAATCCATTAGACGTTTCATTCACACATTTATGTGTTATTTATGTGTTATTGGGCTAATGCCCAATCTTCTACGATCTTAACATAAACGTGCGCTGTTCCGTTGGGGAACTCTGTGTGTAAAGTGTTGCATCCATGTTCGTCCACATACCTAACCGATGTATAAGAATTTCGGCTCCAGAAACAGCTCACCGCATAGTTGCCTCCTCGAAAAACTCTCTTTGGAAAACAACCCACCAAAGCAATGCCGATAAGACACAAACAAGACCTTCAGCCGGTGTATAGCGGGCACGAGCCGGCCCTGTTTTCCCGTTGGCGGACCGCTTTGTTTGCAAACAAGGGAAGAGGCCTTACGCGAAGGTCAGAAGGTCCAGATTCCTTACTCAGCACCAACGTCGGGTCTGCTATGACCTCTGTGAAGTGTCACTTTTTGTCCGGCCGGTGCCGTACTTAAAAGGTACTTTGCGACAGGATTGAAGCATCAGTAGTGAATGTGCCGAACCAACGAAGTGTAGTTGTAGTACAGCCTGAGAGTTGCGGAAGCAGGGCACAAAAGCAAGTGATCGCCTGTGTTGGGCAAGTTGTGCAAGTGGTGATTAGACAACTAGAACTACAAAATGGTCAGTGGAAGATattgttgatttgattttgttttgtttttggaagttAAACAGTCATGAACACAATAGATCCTTATACATCTTTATTATGCTCTTCTTTGCTCACTGTAGTTGTTCGTCAATCGCTGGATTGTGTCACTGTTGGTAGCGCTGGTAGTGCTGGATGGCGGAGTGCAAGCTTATCGCTATTACAGAAGAATGGGCAATCGGTTTCAGCCTGTAATGATGAAACCGATGCCGGTAGGCCGATTTGGTTTCGTTCGTGCCGAAAATCCCAACGCGGACGGAGCGATGGATGCAAAGTCCGGCGAAGAAAGCTCCGAAACTGCAGCACCTGCGATGGACGGTATGCAAGGGCACGAAATGCACGCGCCAGAGATGCGTGAGATGATCCACGAGAGTCCGCACCCGGTTGAGATCGATATGGGTCCGGGAATGCAGGCACGCATCATGGGCTTTGCGGGAGAGCTGGACGGCGAAGGTAACTTTGGCCGTGCTGCAGAGGGAGctgaggaagaggaagaagagggTGCCCAGTTCCGCCATTTTAAGCACAAGAAGCACAAGAAGCACAAGCACGTCATCCACACGCATCACCACTATCACCACAAGAAGGAAGGCCACGGTGGTGGATACGGTCATCATGGGTACGGTAAGCATGACAGCTATGGACACCACGGACACGGCGGTGGACACCATGGTTATGGTCACGGTGGTGGTCACGGCCATCATGGCGGCGACGATGATGACTACGAGCCCACGTACGGTCACCATGGACGGTATCGGCGCTCGTCGATGAGTGAAATGTCCCACCCGGAGGGACAGACACCGGATGCTCAGGTTAGTGCTGCCACTACAGCTGAGGTGGTCGAGGCGCGCTGTTTCATAGTCAACTTCCCAATTAACAGGCGCCGGTTTTTAGGCTTTAGATCGTACCGCACTGACACATTCATCCCCGGAACTTCCGATTCCGATGGAGGCCTCGCCGGCCGACCCCAGCACACCAACAGTTTACCGACAGTCCGTCAGCAGGCGACAGCTGGTACGAAGCAAGAACGAGCGACTGGCGCAGATTGGACGTGATCGGGCACAGCGAGCAAACAGGTATGCAGACACAGAACACGATTCCGACGGACCCTGTCCGGCGGAGTATGTAGAAGCGATAGGGGAAGTAGTGGGAAGTGCACAGGATAAGGATGTTAAGGTAGCATCGAACAAACGGCCCGTCGGACCGTTTCAGTCGATTATAAGTCGTATGTTTAGGCGtccaaaacaacagcaaccagtTGTGAGCACTGACCCACAGAAGCCACTCGATCCTAAAACCGTAGCGTTACGCGATGAGATAGGGAAAGCGATTGCCGATCAACCGGCCCAAACGGGACCCGCAATTGGGTCCGAGATGAAGCAGTATCTTCGTACGAAGGAACTCGCGATAGTCGGTGGTCCGCAAAACGCTAACGTCCTCGAAGAATCCACCGCGAATTCGACGGCTTACATCGCACCACTGCCCGGTACGTTCCTTCCCGAGCTGGGCACGATCGTCAGTGTTCGGTTTGTGGATGAAGCGGGCCAGGAGCGATCTATTCCGTTCGAACTAACATCTCGCCATCTGCCCGACAATGGAACCATCGCGTACGATCAAGCCATTCCACTCAATTATAACTTTTTCTACTTTCATTGCCTGCACCCCGCGGCCAACGGCGATAGGTTACGATCGATGACAAAGCGTATGATTGAAGGGCTGGAGGGTGGGCGCACGGGTCGGATGACGGGAGAGGAGGATGGTGCGGCGGGTGAGGGATCTGTACCGCAGCGCGGTTGGCTACAAAGAAGACGCACGAAATCGGAATGGCGTCGGCGAGATCTGAATACGGGCCGTCGTCGAAGACCGATCGAGGTGGAACAGGTGATCGAGCGAAGAACACCAGAAGAACCGGTGCTTCCGTTGCTAACACCTCCAGTGCTGACTCCGGAACTTCCGGTGGTGTCCGAGAGAGGCAATATGGAAGAAGAACAGGAACCGATAGAAGCGAGGTACGATGAGCCGGAGTGTGATGATCCGATCGGTTCCAATTTCTACGTGGACGAGCAACAGCTCACTACCACGTCCACTACACCTCGCGCACCGGAACATCGTTTAGAAGAGGAACTTGAACCAAGGCTTGTTCCGTTTGGCAACGAGCTTGATCAGGAA
This region of Anopheles marshallii chromosome 2, idAnoMarsDA_429_01, whole genome shotgun sequence genomic DNA includes:
- the LOC128716129 gene encoding uncharacterized protein LOC128716129; this encodes MGKNRSKTCQKNLQVDISPVAAGWGQNSDTKLFVNRWIVSLLVALVVLDGGVQAYRYYRRMGNRFQPVMMKPMPVGRFGFVRAENPNADGAMDAKSGEESSETAAPAMDGMQGHEMHAPEMREMIHESPHPVEIDMGPGMQARIMGFAGELDGEGNFGRAAEGAEEEEEEGAQFRHFKHKKHKKHKHVIHTHHHYHHKKEGHGGGYGHHGYGKHDSYGHHGHGGGHHGYGHGGGHGHHGGDDDDYEPTYGHHGRYRRSSMSEMSHPEGQTPDAQALDRTALTHSSPELPIPMEASPADPSTPTVYRQSVSRRQLVRSKNERLAQIGRDRAQRANRLRSMTKRMIEGLEGGRTGRMTGEEDGAAGEGSVPQRGWLQRRRTKSEWRRRDLNTGRRRRPIEVEQVIERRTPEEPVLPLLTPPVLTPELPVVSERGNMEEEQEPIEARYDEPECDDPIGSNFYVDEQQLTTTSTTPRAPEHRLEEELEPRLVPFGNELDQEASLEVPLDTFVAQQREEAKSKPSSNRNSLWRGLSKRLSAFRERQADRSERRKMVKQPEPPTTTTADPNDEEGYDSNEIVEYYQQDVGRVLYRMANGRLLEEPQRLHLRRSAEGDEDSDTPQRKRRLNRLSNRTHRRRKPAKHNSLPEPKTPETSNDAGKPVINIGTFRLADTYDGGAAAALENTGAARTVSGTGPSDMDSYILQKVREYCSTSCASGKSAAPVIIVPEKPSYHVAYAPAAVAAAANEPIVGSSKQLIVQPPSTYEAATTSAPKSANPPACPTKIVKCIPKALASGSKRSRKTDPSNDQQAEDKESNPLVSLARGSMTP